Below is a window of Humulus lupulus chromosome 9, drHumLupu1.1, whole genome shotgun sequence DNA.
TCATGATATATACACTACATCTGTGCATGCATCATTATGAGTGCTTTGAGTATAATTCTTCTGTTGACTAGCTAGCTAGTGGTAATCCTAGAGAGTTTTATTAAGAAACTGACTAGTAAATGTCAATATATATTTCCACTGCATATTGCACAGTAATTAGAATTATAATTGTAATTTCTACTTACACTATCTAATCACAAAAAGCATTTTATTGTCTGAATGGTCTAACAGGCCCAATGTTTTGTCGAATCATTATTGTTTTGTCTtgtattgttaaaaaaaaagagCATGGTTACTTGTATAGGATAATAAGTAGTAAGGAAAAAAGGCAAGAAAGAAGAGTATATGAGATAGAACTAACTTATTTTCTTCCCATAATTCTTTTGTTGTCTTCCGCGCGTAACTTTTTCATAGATAAGATCTTTCTCTCAGTTGTTTGGTTTGGATATTAATTTTCATCCAACCATCAATGATGTCTGATATTACAAAGTTTCTATGAAATATGCATGTTTGTGAAAAGACTTGAAACCAACTAAAGAAATTATTGTAGAAAAGTATAGATTAGTGCGAATGCAAACTTGTCTTGAAAATCTGATATTATAACAATCTTTTTTCTTAATGTATGTTCTCAATTATACTTTAGATGTAAATTGGTTagataaatacaatatttggTTTAACACGATGGCATATTTCGTATTATGAGTAACTATTAGACTTGAGTATTAGGTCATCTGGCTCTAGTACAACCTTAACTATATAATAAAGTTTTCTGAATaggttaataaaattaattagtgAGTTAATGTGCCATGAATTCAGTCTATTTTAACATTATTAGAACTTAGTTTTCGATTTTTATGTTCTTATTGAAAAATCATTATGCTTTGAATACATGTCAAGATTTAACAGTGGCACCCCTTTCCAGAAAGAATATCATAGGGCATTTACATCCATCAGGGCATTTACATTTAGGAATAGTCTCTGGTGTTGTTTTTGGATAGCAAATATATGGCATAAATCTAATTTCTTATTGTTGTTCTTGAAATGGTTGTTTCTTTAAGAATAGTCTTATATTTGCATTCTTATTGAATCTTTAGGTCTTACCTAGATGGCAGGTGTTGATAATGAAGTTCTTATTATTGAGAATAATGATGAGGCTTCTGTTTGGACTCAAAATCATGAAgaaattttcatcgaacttatggAAGAAGAAGTCTTAAAGGGAAATAAGAATACCACAACCTTTACCAAGCAATCATGAAAATATATAAAGGAAGAGCTTTGTGGACGAGCAAAAAGAAATTATAGTGATATGCAACTAAGGAACAAATACAATCAATTAAAGCAAAAGCATAATGATTTTAAGTCTTTACTGAAAGAGACTGGTATGGGATACAATGCAGTGACTGGAGAAGTTAGTGCGGCAGATGAAGTTTGGGATAAACTTATTcgggtaaaaattatttaaaatggaTTTTATGCTTGATTTATTTTGATAGGTATTAGTACattttatcaatataatatcattTCATGTAGGTTAACAAGTCTACTAAAAGATTTAGAAAGAAAGGTTGTAAGTTTTATGAGAAATTATGCACTATCTTTGGTGATACTACTGCAACTGGTTCCAATGCTCATCCTTCAACTCGATGTCCTTCTAATGATGATGATACAACGTCGATAAGTCCTTCTACTATGAATGAAGAAAGCAGTTTTGATGAGGATGGTAACAAAAGAAGAGGTAAATCAACAGCCACTTCGAACTCTCGATCAGTAAAAAGAGCAAAGTTCTCAGCAGCTTTGGCAGATGCACTTGCAACATATAATGAAACTGCAAAGCGAAAGATAGAATTGATAGAGAGATCAATGACAACATCTGCATCACATTACTTATTGGATGAGAGTGTTGAAGCTCTTAATCAAATTGATGGAATTAGTGGAGAAGTATACGCAAAAGCTATTGAGAAGTTTGAGAATGAGGTGTCCAGAGCATTGTTTCTAAAGATGCCAGAGCATAGAAGAATGGATTGGTTGCTGAATTTGAAGTGAAAAAGTTTAGACTTTGTTTATCTATGAACAAGATGACTTTATTTAGCTATTAACTTTAGTTTTGTTTAGCTTTTGACTGGATGACTTTGTTAAGATATTGACTGGATGACTTTATTAgctattgactggatgactttgtttagctattgactggatgacttGTTAGATATTGACTGGATGACTTTGTTTAgctattgactggatgacttGTTTTGCCtattttgttttatggtttgACTTTGACTTTgagtgtttatatatttttatatattgaatGTAAAATTTAAAAGTTTTTTCTACTATCAGGATAAAATGTCTTTAAACGTTGCTCGGTTCAACAAGGATAATTTACTGGACGATTCAGATGATGAGTTTGGAGAGATTTTGCTATATTTTGCTTGCGAGGCATATAATCAATTATATCTATCTAAGCAACCTTGTAGAAATTCAACTCTTTCAGGCCATGAATATGTTATGGAAGTGTTGCACGGGCATTGGAGTAGGTTTTATGATTTGTTCAGAATGAACAAAGATGTCTTCAAACTATTTTGTGGTgttctaaaagaaaaaaaactattgAAGAACTCACGATATCTGTCTGTTGAAGAACAAGTGGCTATGTTCTTATTTGTGATTGGCCATAATGAACAACATCGTGTGGTTGTTGAACGATTTCAGCACTCCATCTCAATCACATCTCATTATTTTAGAAAGGTTTTGAAGGCAATATGTCGTCTATCCAAAGAACTAATTACTCCACCTTCATTTAATGAAACTCCTCCACAAATTCAATTCGATCCAAGATACTATCCATTTTTTAAGGTACAAAaatatgaattattattttttcctttcttttaatattcaataaaaaaaatctaataatttattttgtattttagaatTGTGTTGGAGCTATAGATGGGACTCATATTTCTGCGCATGTTCCAATTGATGAACAAATACCTTATCGAGGTCAAAAAGTGGATACAACTCAGAACGTTATCTGTGTATGTTCATTTGACATGAAGTTCACATACGTTGTCTCTGGATGGGAAGGATCAGCTAATGATGCACAGGTTCTTCTAGAATGTTCCACAAACCCAGATTATGGATTTCCAATGCCGCTCCAAGGTAAGTATTTATCAAACTTATTATGTTGATTGacattattttatataaatatctaTAAGTAAAAACTAACATGAATTATCGTTGGATTAGGAAAATATTATCTTGTTGATTCTTGCTATAcaaactgtagagtccaagaactttacttagctagttagatagtagtataatagtaatagtagtagtatttttatgactgtggactttggttcagaccggaatttatttggacactcatagtaacacttgtagattttctaagtttaatctatagtttaagaatattaattttcacctaagatttgattaatatgactaatattgatggtgatatttatcatattataaggtttagataaacccaataagaaagtaacacttgtcatgtgtatgtttaatgataattaggtattttgaggaataagtttattaagagtaatatttgaatatcctaaggtctatcagcagctttgaaaacattagagggcttagtcaaggctgtttactcaattcaaattaagctaaagttgtgtaatttcgtgtttaaatattcagcgtatgccgatatatcgcagctatggggggcgatatatcgcagcacggggatacgaaaaacacgaaacttcgcacgattgcctcgggcatgctggcccaggtgatatatcgcctccttcagtgcattttgaaagtttttgaaaatgttctcaattcaaatctttaacctcttgataagtccagcatctttctgaatgagtcttcagcctctgctgaacgataattcaaatatttttcacttaaaaagccattatttttattcaagttaaatgaagatcttttcattcataaactctataaataggacctagtacccagccatttattcattcatcaaactaagttcagaggctgcaagttgctaggttattgtgagagtgtaaacacttgggttggggattttAAGCTTGATCattttaagcttaccaaacatttgggaagtaaggtttatagcacgtttcggttcaaggtttagattggtcatagaagcattcaaggtattccaaactctagttcatttggtattatttctctttaagttcttatagtttcaTATTCaacatcctaactctattctttattcttagttaggaaatctaaaatcttgcacataaggtttttggtaagtataatcTTGATGGTATAGCTCTTTCTTCACTTtcgtctcattctctttagtatactcacccttccatttatgtctttaggagtgttccaaagtcccaaaactgttctcatatctcggtaattttggtaaggaaaataggataggatttatgtgttatgctatatgatttatatgttatgataaatgttatcttatgattatgtgttatgtaacatgctataatatgtataattgtagacttgggcatatgacccgtacaactaccaaaccccaataaattatgggcatatgacttgcttagctagcaagccccactaatctaatgggcatatgacttgtttagtttatgggaccccaagtaataatggccattatagtatgtatgtgacatatgtgttatgatatgttttatgttacattatgaaatttatgtatatggtttatgtgttagattttccttgctgggcattaggctcactccttttatgtttatatgtgcaggaaaatagctttggtggcgggaaaggttcttggtagtttgggcatgtgtattgaggcggaatggaatcgaagggccgagagttcgattcgaggatgaagtttctttgcttatggttttatgtgtatttttccgcactttattatgtaatccctttttattacagttatgttatgttttgattttaaaacaatgggatcccatatcctactttaaattttatgtaagtttaacatttatttttacatgtttttaataaagttatgatcatttcacttgtaagtcttattaaggattagtgtgtATGTAttgttttcgttaatggtccaaagtctagagtagttgggtcattacacaaacaTGCCTGGTTTTCTTTCTCCATATCAAGGAGAAAGGTATCATTTAGGCCAGTACACAGATCTTAATCCCATAGGAAAAAAAGAGCTTTTCAATTATCGACACTCTTCCTTGAGAAATGTCATTGAGCGGTTGAAGGCCCGTTTTCCAATCCTAAAGCAAATGCCTTCATATGATCTAAGAATACAAAAGTACATTGTCATTGCTTGCTGTGTGATTCATAATTTTATAAGGAGAAATGAAGAAGTAGATGTATATTTTGATGGAGGTGAAGTAAATTCTGAAGTACAGACCACTACTTTACAAAGCACGGATGGAACTTTGACTGATAGTGTAGAGTTCAGTATTTCTAGAACTCATATACGTGAAATGGCTCATGTTCGTGATGAAATTGCTGACCATATATGGAGAGCTAGTCGACGATAGTGAGATTGAGTAAAGATATTAGTTGATTGTTATGACTCGTTTAATACTTTACTTTAAGTTTGGACAATTATGAGttcatatgtttttattttaCTATGTAAACTTTCTTGATTGTGTGTTATCTCGTTGATAGATATTAAGTTTTGAAATTTgagattatttgaatattattaatATGATCTTCTTTTactataattttcttattttttattttaaaataataaatagtggtcacaaaaaatatttttattttttagtttagaaaatgaaaataaaaaataaatttaaaaaaaaaaatatttaccaaacatgttttttattttttattttttttaacaaaaaataaaaataaaagttaccaaacacatttttatttttatttaaaaaaaaacaaaaaacaaaaatagttatcaaacgcatttttattttataaaaatcaaaaaacataaaacaaaaatatatttttatttttgagtttaaaaaatttaaaaacaaaaattttaccaaacgcaACCTTAgtaatgtttttaaaatttaatttaaaatatacttTTTATCAGATAATAtacatttgaattcaaattacttatttattttataactaattttctaattgGTTTGAATGTTGTTATCTTTAAGTTATGTATTTATTTACTTTTGAACGATATGCCATCTGTTATAGTTATGTTTCCTTCACTTGTTACTTACATTATTATTAATCTAATATTTAGGTGAGAAAAAATTACAACTTATGGCAATGAATTctgcttttgattttttttattaaattttagcTTTTTTTAGGGACTAAATAGTTAGTGGGTGAATGTGAACTATCTATAATTATAAATGTGTAGCGTcccggaattttacttagttagctagattgTAGTAGTTGTACtattttagattccgtggattttggttcaaacgaggacttagttggaaactcatagcaatagttatgaattttataagtttaacctatagtttaagaatattaattataacataaggtttgattaatattattggttattaatatgataattattataacctaaggtctagatagagccaataagaatgtgacacttgttatgagcatggttattccaaatgtttagatagagccaataagattatgacacttgtcatatgcatgattattaaggaattattattttaattataatataagggaaatataagacttagtcttcaccagaatctgctaggagcatgacatttatcacaattttatttatttgtggattaggttgttatttaaataattaaatagattttccttAACTTTAGGGTAATGTAACTTCccacctatttttgacccagttatgttatgaatttcgaaaaatagtatttatataaagttgtagataattgaactATCTTTCTatcggtataaagatggtctataTCGGAGTCATACAGCTCtagttatgttaattttactgcaggtgagtaTAGAGTTACGagttttagggagttagaagttaagattctatttgtttttattatttttgtttttaattttaaaaatcaagctttgactccttaaacctctctctgaacaatttgaccaagtcctaagcctttaactgacgaatattcaaatatcttcaataaaattcattatttttattcaagccagaaagaagatttttattcctagaactctataaataggacttaggacccagccctttcacttactcttcagttgtgatcagactccaaggtgttagtgagaccataagagtgataaacacttgggttaggaaaaagcttttctattcttaagctttataaaacacttttggaagtgaggttagagtgtttcgGCATTGGAATTAgactaatccataaggtcaactgaggtactcttattcttaagtttcatTCTATTTGATTCCTTAgtctctttagttttcattcaggttctaacttttgttatggttttgtggttaggattttaagttctttgaacttaaggtgtcttttcggtaagtttcctcttggtggtttagttttattcctttcatctctgtcctttagaaatactcattatttttattgctggttttaggagtgttccaagttccacatttgttctcaattatacctgtgttggtaaggaaaattagatagtttagtattatgatctagtttatgtaatgtatgatatagtttatgtttgtatgacctaacatttcaggtacaataaaggggtaagtatgtctggacctaaggtgtccaatgatgtataaCGGACTATGTCCGATaagctcggttgccaaaactttatgacagacctgtgtccggtgtatgacgaacttttgtccggggcttaattgccacccctgtataagcacttatctttttattatatctgatttgttatttttagttatgattatgatatatgacctatagttatgatttatgacctatgatttatgatctatgacttatgacctatgacttatgacttagagtatgatttatgatttatggcttagattatgatttagaattatgacttaagatatgatatgatctagattttgtgtttgtatgactttggtgaatatatgttatgtttgattatatgactaacccttgtttgtattttccttactgggcttagaagctcactccgtatgatgttgttatttcaggaaattaaggatagaaaggccggtggtgagtgggacctaagagctttgtGATGTATTCGTTGGAGACCATATAGTCAAGCAAGATCAAGCGggtcaaattttttattttttttttaaagtttgttttatttaaaaggtgtatcatttttatgttaaagacaagtattttatttttataaaaccatggatccatgtatttatttttaagtttttattaaaaaaaagagcaatgtttacgattatgacccaacactgtgttctcggtaatctatgagaatttagggcgttacaggaggtatcagagcccacgtctatattggtcctgaacgttcccacaaaatacacacgatagctacaaaggacctactcgttaccaagtaagtatatacattattttttaaatatgtttgtaatgtttttcttgtattatttttagaaattagcTCAATGGACaaaggttaaagctataagaaaaataccaaaccctgagtatgataatggatccgatgtggaggattagacgcatataaaaatacatcattaaatttTAGAATACTTTTCActagttgttttaattaaaaataaataaacatgttatttgcttttgttattgttttattgtttagtaattgttaagtattttttttggattcaattgaaagtgtaaagtttaaattcctctcttatgggttagcccatttgtgatggcccatttgctttgcattattagattggatctaatttaaaggaataacaattaataaagcaatgtttcaaattcctgtcttttgggtccaagtgaaggttagggggccttagtagtgggtacgatatactaaacccagccctcctccatggaagattcaattgttaaggcccatttacctgagttggacttaattgtaatagggtagattttatagatagatggacctaatagacagtggTGCAATAGGCTTAGTTGTACcctcttttgttttgtttgtcttaatttttcaattcttttctcttttggggaagcAGAGAAGACACATGGAgtaggaaccaagaagatctgaaagactaatTGGCCAAGGTAGAGGCCAAGGCAGGGGCCGCAGTCGAGGAAGGGGACGAGGAAGAAGAGTAGCCGCCACCCTTACCTATGAAGAATTCTCAGCAGCCCCAGGAGTGccagaagcacccaatgtagtggaagagccagcagctgctactactcgaataaatttggaaagagaaaatgcccatcttagggcagagctaaggagaagggaagaagaattCCAAATAAATTCAGGGCAACAACAAGTGGCgcaacaagtcattcctctagcgcAATTGCTACAGTTGGCAGAGCCTCGctacgaggcagtgtatgaacGCTTTAGGAAGCAGCAACCACCAAACTTCGATGGTGGGtcagacccaatagaagcagaagaatggcttcgatcgATGGAGTCCATACTAGAACACATGCGATTGGGGAACGAGGACCGAGTCTCATGCACTTCGAGTTTACCAaagaaagatgcccgcatctggtgggatatagtgaaacagactagagatgtgaacgttatgacttgggatgagtttatccaagtgttcaatgAGAAATTCTACAGTtctgcgattctagccacaagggtggacgaattcatcgcgcttactcaagggaattcgtctgtgacagagtatgtcaggaagtttgataggctggctaagttcgcggcggacatggtacccactgagatgctaagaattcaaagattcacgaagggactgaaacctatgatagcccatgaTGTGAAGTTGATTCGTGGGATAACCACTTATCcagaaacattagaggtagccttggaagctgagcaggctGAAGAAATGATTTGGAAAGAAGCCGCGGCCAGAAGGGATGCCCAAAGGAATAACAATGACCAGAATGACCACAAATGAaaacatgacggtggtcaaaatcaaaaggcCGATAAAAAGAATAAGACTGCGTCAGAAAGTTATGGGAATAAAaagccctatgtggaatatccccaatgccctatctgcaagaggaagcattcaggagaatgcAGATATAAGATGAAAGGTTGTTTCAACTGCGGAGAAGaacacattaaaaaggattgcccaaagttAAAGGATCAAAAGAAATATGACAAGCTCGTGCCAGCCAGAGcttttgctcttactagaggtgaagcagaaactagtaatatTGTGGTAAGAGGTCAGGTTactatctctggtaaactatgcaatgtattatttgattcaggagccacgcattcttttgtctctataAATATGATCGATAGCTTAGATAGACCATGCAAACTTGTTAAAGATAAGTTTGTCATGGAGTTACTctcgggggaaagaatgctatctagtagaggggtgcatAACGTtatagttagaatcgaaggaaaagaattactagtagatttgatcgagttagaccttaaggattatgatgtaattttaggcatggattggttagcaaaacatggggcaacaatagactgtaagggtaagacaaTCAACTTTCAACTAGAAGGCGGAGAGTAGTTCACTTTCAAAAGAGAAGTTTCTTGAACTTGCATACCGATAGTGTCAGCTCTTAAAGCTCAGCGATTAATCAATAGTGGTTGCTATGCATTTCCAGACAGTGTGGTGGACAATTCACGAGAGATGCAGCTCAAACA
It encodes the following:
- the LOC133800191 gene encoding protein ALP1-like, giving the protein MSLNVARFNKDNLLDDSDDEFGEILLYFACEAYNQLYLSKQPCRNSTLSGHEYVMEVLHGHWSRFYDLFRMNKDVFKLFCGVLKEKKLLKNSRYLSVEEQVAMFLFVIGHNEQHRVVVERFQHSISITSHYFRKVLKAICRLSKELITPPSFNETPPQIQFDPRYYPFFKNCVGAIDGTHISAHVPIDEQIPYRGQKVDTTQNVICVCSFDMKFTYVVSGWEGSANDAQVLLECSTNPDYGFPMPLQGERYHLGQYTDLNPIGKKELFNYRHSSLRNVIERLKARFPILKQMPSYDLRIQKYIVIACCVIHNFIRRNEEVDVYFDGGEVNSEVQTTTLQSTDGTLTDSVEFSISRTHIREMAHVRDEIADHIWRASRR
- the LOC133802204 gene encoding uncharacterized protein LOC133802204; translated protein: MQLRNKYNQLKQKHNDFKSLLKETGMGYNAVTGEVSAADEVWDKLIRVNKSTKRFRKKGCKFYEKLCTIFGDTTATGSNAHPSTRCPSNDDDTTSISPSTMNEESSFDEDGNKRRGKSTATSNSRSVKRAKFSAALADALATYNETAKRKIELIERSMTTSASHYLLDESVEALNQIDGISGEVYAKAIEKFENEVSRALFLKMPEHRRMDWLLNLK